From Sphingomonas bisphenolicum, one genomic window encodes:
- a CDS encoding 2'-5' RNA ligase family protein, translated as MTIAERGAPVIVTALMGAADFAWADGLRRAHFPPDRNMLPAHITLFHHLPPSLLPELADRLKRLCRGPAPAATLAAVMSLGQGVAYRIDSPGLMTMRDDLADAFTGLLTPQDQARPRLHVTVQNKVRPDVAKALAAQLAADFRPRAFTIAGLAAWHYRGGPWDLAMKAMFRG; from the coding sequence ATGACGATAGCGGAACGAGGCGCGCCGGTCATCGTCACGGCGCTGATGGGCGCGGCGGATTTCGCCTGGGCGGACGGGCTGCGGCGCGCGCATTTTCCGCCCGATCGCAATATGCTGCCGGCGCATATCACGCTGTTCCACCATCTGCCGCCCTCGCTGTTGCCGGAACTGGCGGATCGGTTGAAAAGGCTGTGCCGCGGGCCGGCGCCTGCCGCGACGCTCGCCGCGGTCATGTCGCTGGGGCAGGGGGTCGCCTATCGCATCGACAGTCCTGGCCTGATGACGATGCGCGACGATCTGGCGGATGCCTTCACCGGCCTGCTGACCCCGCAGGATCAGGCCCGCCCGCGCCTCCACGTCACGGTCCAGAACAAGGTGAGGCCGGACGTGGCGAAGGCGCTGGCGGCGCAATTGGCGGCGGATTTCCGACCGCGCGCCTTCACGATCGCCGGCCTCGCCGCCTGGCACTACCGCGGCGGGCCGTGGGACCTGGCGATGAAGGCGATGTTCAGGGGGTAG
- a CDS encoding sugar transporter, whose amino-acid sequence MATSRSVTIIGVILLLWGLMGIAAFTMQYTMDVHELARTDPASARAFALMPAWVWIVYAIAVATGTLGAIALLLRKAIAPFLCLISLVCVIAQFGYTFLGTNLLAEKGWAVTVPFPALIFAVALFAWLYARSLVAKGVLR is encoded by the coding sequence ATGGCCACGTCGCGTAGCGTCACGATCATCGGCGTCATTTTGCTGCTGTGGGGGCTGATGGGCATCGCCGCCTTCACCATGCAATATACAATGGACGTGCATGAACTGGCGCGGACCGACCCCGCCAGCGCGCGCGCCTTCGCGCTGATGCCTGCCTGGGTCTGGATCGTCTATGCCATCGCCGTGGCGACCGGCACCCTGGGCGCCATCGCGTTGCTGCTGCGCAAGGCAATCGCGCCCTTCCTGTGCCTGATCTCGCTGGTCTGCGTGATCGCGCAGTTCGGATATACGTTCCTCGGCACGAACCTGCTGGCGGAAAAGGGCTGGGCGGTCACCGTCCCCTTCCCCGCCCTGATCTTCGCCGTCGCTTTGTTCGCATGGCTCTATGCCCGGTCGCTGGTGGCGAAGGGGGTGTTGCGCTGA
- the mltG gene encoding endolytic transglycosylase MltG: protein MARRSRSTPTRRLAGVILLIGLAVAASIAFRFVYGWSEQGPATQDISIVVPEGSTLSDAAVLLKRAGAVRSADAFLTRAKVFGAGKSIKAGEFVIPAGASNSDILSILQGGKTLTRLITIPEGMPSLLVHERLMANDQLTGSIPVPEEGSVLPDSYAFDKGEPRAAVLKRMQAAMDKALAQLWAERAPETIAKSPKEAIILASIVEKETGVPSERPMVAGVYSNRLRTNMMLQADPTIIYPITRGKPLGRRIRKSEIAAVNDYNTYAMVGLPKGPIANPGRLSILAVLHPAQTKALYFVADGKGGHIFADTYQQHNENVRKWFEIRRARGEL from the coding sequence ATGGCCCGGCGTTCTAGATCCACCCCCACACGCCGCCTCGCCGGCGTCATCCTTCTGATCGGCCTGGCCGTTGCGGCCTCCATCGCCTTCCGCTTCGTCTATGGCTGGAGCGAGCAGGGGCCGGCGACGCAGGATATCAGCATCGTGGTGCCGGAAGGATCGACCCTGTCCGACGCGGCGGTGCTGCTGAAGCGGGCGGGCGCGGTGCGCTCCGCCGACGCCTTCCTGACGCGGGCGAAGGTGTTCGGCGCGGGCAAGTCGATCAAGGCGGGTGAATTCGTCATCCCCGCCGGCGCCAGCAACAGCGACATCCTGTCCATCCTGCAAGGCGGCAAGACGCTGACCCGGCTCATCACCATTCCCGAAGGCATGCCTTCCCTTCTGGTGCATGAACGGCTGATGGCGAACGACCAGTTGACCGGCAGCATCCCGGTGCCGGAGGAGGGCAGCGTGCTGCCCGACAGCTACGCCTTCGACAAGGGCGAGCCGCGCGCCGCCGTCCTCAAACGGATGCAGGCGGCGATGGACAAGGCGCTGGCCCAGCTCTGGGCCGAGCGCGCGCCCGAAACCATCGCCAAATCGCCGAAGGAGGCGATCATCCTGGCCAGCATCGTCGAAAAGGAAACCGGCGTGCCGTCCGAACGGCCGATGGTCGCGGGCGTCTATAGCAACCGGCTGCGCACCAACATGATGCTCCAGGCCGACCCGACGATCATCTATCCCATCACCCGCGGCAAGCCGCTGGGCCGCCGCATCCGCAAGTCGGAGATCGCGGCGGTCAATGATTACAATACCTATGCCATGGTCGGCCTGCCCAAGGGGCCGATCGCCAATCCGGGGCGGCTGTCGATCCTGGCGGTGCTGCACCCGGCGCAGACCAAGGCGCTCTATTTCGTCGCCGACGGCAAGGGCGGCCACATCTTCGCCGACACCTACCAGCAGCATAATGAGAATGTGCGCAAATGGTTCGAGATTCGCCGCGCGCGCGGCGAATTGTGA